A single genomic interval of Candidatus Zixiibacteriota bacterium harbors:
- a CDS encoding DMT family transporter — MRSEIIAIFSAMGWAGDSVLVRLGSRRSNIFAAMVVSYVVSAAAIWSYLLTNRSLAFLQSPAMIYFLISGCLQPLVARALFYEGLTRIGVARAGPLRGSEPLFAAAIALAFLHERPGPPVYLGTLLIVGSLWLISGAPSDKARWRWVDCAFPLGAALVSAVSQSLRKQGLNILPDPFVAAGVVTGVSLCLLTLFMLWTGRTRAVLMPRRSALFFLLAALLAVTAQILNFVALGRAEISVIIPLLNTTPLFNVLFSALFLRELEQVTPKIALGAILMVAGVVIITSR; from the coding sequence GTGCGGTCGGAGATCATCGCCATATTCTCAGCCATGGGCTGGGCCGGGGATTCGGTCCTGGTCCGCCTCGGCAGCCGCCGCTCCAATATCTTTGCGGCCATGGTGGTGAGCTACGTCGTCTCGGCGGCCGCGATCTGGAGCTACCTTCTCACCAACCGCTCGCTTGCGTTCCTTCAGTCTCCCGCGATGATCTATTTCCTCATCAGCGGATGCCTGCAGCCGCTCGTGGCGCGGGCCTTATTCTACGAAGGGCTGACCAGGATCGGGGTGGCCCGGGCGGGGCCGCTGCGCGGTTCGGAGCCGCTGTTCGCGGCGGCCATTGCCCTCGCCTTTCTCCACGAGCGCCCCGGGCCACCGGTCTACCTCGGGACCCTGCTCATCGTCGGCAGCCTCTGGCTGATTTCGGGCGCCCCGAGCGACAAAGCCCGATGGCGCTGGGTGGACTGCGCTTTCCCGCTCGGGGCCGCCCTCGTTTCCGCGGTGTCGCAGAGCCTGCGCAAACAGGGGTTGAACATCCTGCCCGATCCGTTCGTAGCCGCAGGGGTGGTAACCGGCGTCTCGCTCTGTCTCCTGACACTGTTCATGCTCTGGACCGGAAGAACGCGCGCGGTATTGATGCCGCGCCGCAGCGCGCTCTTTTTCCTCCTGGCGGCTCTGCTCGCCGTCACCGCCCAGATCTTGAATTTCGTCGCCCTCGGTCGGGCCGAGATCTCCGTGATCATCCCCTTGCTGAACACCACCCCGCTTTTCAACGTGCTTTTCAGCGCCCTCTTTCTTCGCGAGCTCGAACAGGTAACGCCGAAGATCGCCCTCGGTGCGATCCTGATGGTCGCCGGAGTGGTGATCATCACCAGCCGTTGA
- a CDS encoding alpha-ketoacid dehydrogenase subunit beta: MPELTYLEAIRAALREEMSRDSSVYLFGEDVALGGPFGVTRDLAAEFGANRVVNTPISEGTVMGLAIGAATAGLRPVVEIMFIDFIALALDQLANHAAKLHYMSGGQLRIPLTVRVQCGIHGNMGAHHSQSLEAWLAHVPGLKVVMPSNPADAKGLLKASIRDDSPVVFIEHRGLYASRGPVPEGEHVVPIGAASVMRSGDDVTVVALAKMAGLALEAAAELAAEGISVEVIDARSLSPLDVATISSSVRKTGRLMIVHEAVAQGGVGAEIAARVQQEAFYYLDSPIERLAAAFAPVPASPALESGFLPGKKQIADAVRRLLQR, encoded by the coding sequence ATGCCCGAGCTGACCTATCTGGAAGCGATTCGTGCCGCCCTGCGCGAAGAGATGAGCCGCGACTCGTCGGTCTACCTCTTCGGCGAGGACGTGGCTCTCGGCGGGCCGTTCGGCGTCACCAGGGATCTCGCCGCGGAGTTCGGGGCGAACCGCGTCGTCAACACGCCCATCAGCGAAGGAACGGTGATGGGGCTTGCGATCGGCGCTGCGACCGCCGGCCTGCGTCCGGTGGTCGAGATCATGTTCATCGATTTCATCGCGCTCGCGCTGGACCAGCTCGCGAACCACGCGGCCAAGCTCCATTACATGTCCGGCGGGCAGTTGCGAATCCCGCTCACGGTCCGGGTGCAATGCGGTATTCACGGCAACATGGGAGCGCACCACTCGCAGAGTCTCGAAGCCTGGCTCGCGCACGTCCCGGGACTCAAGGTGGTGATGCCGTCGAACCCCGCCGATGCCAAGGGATTGCTGAAAGCTTCCATTCGAGACGACAGTCCCGTGGTCTTTATCGAGCATCGAGGGCTTTACGCCTCCCGCGGTCCGGTTCCCGAGGGCGAGCACGTCGTGCCGATCGGCGCCGCCTCCGTGATGCGGTCGGGCGACGACGTCACGGTTGTCGCTCTCGCAAAGATGGCCGGTCTTGCTCTGGAAGCCGCCGCCGAGCTGGCGGCCGAAGGAATTTCCGTGGAGGTAATCGATGCGCGCTCGCTCTCGCCCCTCGATGTCGCGACGATCTCCAGCTCGGTCCGGAAGACGGGACGGCTGATGATCGTTCACGAAGCGGTTGCGCAGGGCGGAGTGGGCGCCGAGATCGCCGCACGAGTGCAGCAGGAGGCGTTTTACTATCTCGATAGCCCGATCGAGCGGCTCGCCGCAGCTTTTGCGCCCGTTCCCGCAAGCCCCGCGCTGGAGTCCGGTTTTCTGCCCGGCAAGAAGCAGATCGCGGACGCCGTTCGCCGGCTGCTGCAACGCTAA